Within the Oreochromis niloticus isolate F11D_XX linkage group LG14, O_niloticus_UMD_NMBU, whole genome shotgun sequence genome, the region GAATGCTGATTTGGATACATCTTACAATACTGAATCTTTATTAGTAATAATTAAGGGATTTCATATACATGGCTACTGAGTAAGAGTTTCCCTCCTTTAATTGctgtttattgatttttaaccCATTACGGGCAGTCGGAGTGGGCACACTCCATTTTGCGCAACTATTTTTAAAGCCCGGTAAAACTGCAACCACACAAGCTagtgcaataatttttttttgcatatgaaaccagaGGAAATGTACTTATATCTTATGCactcagcttgtcctaggtcacggtttccttccacatatggctttgcaaaaattgtgtaaaaagcatttgcagcaagaaaaacacaataatccagaaacacgctttgccagCTGATCAACTGTTCACAACACTTCCTGCATTGGAATAAACGTCAGCACAATCTATCTGATGTCCACCATTACCTGCCCAAAAatggaagtgacgtcattttcgcagaaaacaaagatatgctggtgtttttaaaattaatgtttgaGTTTATGCCTTTCTGtatagtttctgggatgcttagaactcaaattacactgttggaaatagtttattttgatgcacatgctgttttgttttttttttacaaatttgcattataatatttattttcatttttcctgcagtatataaaaattggtgtatctccAAAATAACACtataaagacactcaaaataaatttcctgtggttggaaactattttgtgcagcttctttgcatttacagttttgacGGATAAACTTCTGAAACTAGAaatatgtgttaaaaaaaaataagtttttgtagttgcaatttatgtagttactatagACTTAATGCAtgcatattattaaaatttgggatataatggttgtattgatgtatagcaacttgaaatacGCTCTGGctgacttggttctatggtaggtcttaaagggttaatataGAACGTTCTTGTACATTTATTCAAATTATCAtcttgaatttatttatttattcatttgctcAGTGCATGTCTCAATGATTTAATCACAAGAATATTTCTCCCCCCTTTTATTGCACTtgataaatatgaaaacaaaacacaaaaattctTTTTAACTTTCTGTGTAACCTGCATAGTCACAAGTGAGTGTATGTTCAATCATAGCTTCTGCATCAATAAAAACTGATCTCAAATGAAATGTATTATAGGCCCTGCCCATACCCTGCTGTCTGCTCTGATAGGTTATTTACAGTACTGCATGTCAATAAGAAGAAATTGCAATGCCATGAAACCTAATGACTTGGCTGAGCAAAGGGGAAAAGCAGATAATAGTTATGTCTTCACTTGTACAAGCCAATTTGCTCTTGTTCCTTTTGTTGTATTGTTACTTTTCTTTTACTGCAGCCTCTTCTCTGTCTTCGTCCTCCTGTCAGTCACTTGGACAGTTTTATCTAAATAGCATGCAAAAGAGTGGAGATCTGATTCTGGGAGGACTGTTTGAAGTTCACTTCTTTTCAGTGCTCCCTAACCTGTCATTTACCTCAGAGCCACAACAGCCTACTTGCCATGGGTAAGTATGACAGTGAAACAGCACAAAAGACTTTGGGAAATCGCTGCCAACAGTGGCATTAAGAACAAATACATCTTGCAATAtgaattttcattatttttgtcatttaacatgttactttaattgtttctgtttttttcatttgaggaGTTGCAAAATGTATATGGTTGCAACATGTTTTCCAGGTATGCTGCTATATGTTTCAATAGCagactgtgtttttttgttagttttgatGTTCTAGGATTTAGGCAGGCACAAACCATGGCCTTTGCTATTGATGAAATCAACAGAAACCCCAACCTACTGCCTAATGTGACTCTGGGATTCACTCTTTATGATAACTGCGTTGAACTTGGAATTGGATTCCGAGCTGCATTGTCATTAGCCAGTGGTCAGGAGGAGCAAATTGTATTACATAATACATGTGTTGGAAATCCTCCAGTCATAGGGATTGTGGGTGATTCATCCTCTACACGTTCAATTGCCATCTCCACTGTCTTAGGTTTGTACAGCGTACCTATGGTAAGTTTCCAGTTTAACCATGAAATATTATTTTTGGTTgtatttaatataaatatatagaacTAATTGTAAGTTTAATGACAAGATTGAAGCTTAAAAAAGGTAAGGAGGCAGTCAAGGCTTTGAATATTTCTACAATATAAAGTCTTTATCTTTCACAGGTGAGTTATTTTGCCACATGTTCCTGTCTGAGTGACCGTAAAAAGTATCCATCCTTCTTTAGGACAATCCCAAGTGATGCTTTCCAGGTGAAAATCAATCAGCACAATTATAAACAGTCACCAGTAactaatgactaactactccacCGAAAGTTTTGTCTTGTCTATGCATTCATGTTTTAATCTGTATTTAATTAGGTTCGTGCTTTGATTCAGATTCTAAAACATTTCGACTGGACTTGGGCAGGTCTGCTTGTCAGTGATGATGATTATGGACTTTATGCAGCCAGATCCTTCCAGTCTGAGCTAAGTCAGTCTGGTGAAGGTTGCCTGGCTTTCATTGAAATTTTGTCCTTGCACAAAGAAACAGATGAACTCAGGAGGATTGTGAATGTGATGAAAAAATCCACAGCTCAAGTTGTCATTGTCTTTGCACATGAGAGTCACATGATACACCTTATGGAAGAGGTTTggatttaaaagttttaaattttTACTAGCTATATAGATTTGCATCACTACACTGTGTAACAGATGAATTATATCTTTATATATTGAATGAGTAGAGAAGGGTTTCATAATGTCACTAAATTAGTTGCTACTTACAAATATGAGTTTATACATTTGGTCAAACATAATGCACAGGTGGTGAGGCAAAATGTAACAGACCTACAGTGGCTGGCCAGTGAAGCCTGGACAGCTGCTGTTGTGCTCCAAACACCTCAGCTTATGCCATACCTGGGTGGTACACTGGGCATCGCTATTCGTCGAGGAGAAATACCAGGGCTCAGGGAATTCCTCTTACAAATACGTCCTGACTTGCATCACAACAATAGCTATGGAAATAGCATGGTGAGAGTTAAACCATTTACTGTGGTATTTGCAggaattgtattttttttatgtataacATCTAAAATAGTTTTCATAATATTTCAGGTGCATCAATTTTGGGAATTCACATTTCAGTGCAGATTTGAACCAGCTCCAGCAGGCTGGGTGGAAGGTGGTGGTACACTATGCACTGGACAGGAagatttggaaaatgtgaacacTGAGTTCTTGGACATTTCCGACCTCCGGCCTGAGTATAATGTGTACAAAGCTGTTTATGCTCTGGCATATTCCCTTGATGATGTGCTGCGATGCAAGCCAGGAAGAGGGCCTTTCAGAGGGAACAGCTGTGCCACGTTACAAACACTGGAGCCATGGCAGGTGTGATATCAGGTTACACTTCATGTCTAAATTGATTGCTCTGtaattacatttagaaaagaatTTACCCTGTAAGGCAAAATGCAGTGCCATAAGATTAACTATGAAAAAGCTGGAATGAGGATTATCTTTTCTCCTAAGCAAAAGTAGTGGTTACTGTAATTAGATCAGGGAATCCATTAATGGAATAAGTATGACGCATTACTAGAGGCCTTGTTTAAAAGTAATGAATTCCTATATTCAAATTTAATAGCTCTAATATTTGACTACTGAACAGCAGTGTCACAGTTTACATTGTTAAAAGTAATTTAGTTTTTATACATCTGTTTTTAACAGCATGTTTATTACTTGGAAAGGGTAAACTTTACCACTCTATTTGGCGATCAAGTGTCATTTGATGAAAATGGTGATGTGGTGCCAATTTATGATGTGATGAACTGGTTATGGCTCCCTGATGGAAGCACTAAAGTTCAGAATGTTGGTGAGGTTaagagttcagcttttaaagGTGAAGAACTCATACTTGATGAAGACAAAATCTTCTGGAACTTTGAATCCAAAAAGGTTTAAAGTGGTTTTTGTATACTTTTATCTTTTCCCATatgtacatttttcatttttgtcatgtgcACAATATATGTAATTCTAGCAGGTAATATTAATTTCGTCTAACAGCCACCTCGGTCAGT harbors:
- the LOC100708555 gene encoding extracellular calcium-sensing receptor-like, which gives rise to MTWLSKGEKQIIVMSSLVQANLLLFLLLYCYFSFTAASSLSSSSCQSLGQFYLNSMQKSGDLILGGLFEVHFFSVLPNLSFTSEPQQPTCHGFDVLGFRQAQTMAFAIDEINRNPNLLPNVTLGFTLYDNCVELGIGFRAALSLASGQEEQIVLHNTCVGNPPVIGIVGDSSSTRSIAISTVLGLYSVPMVSYFATCSCLSDRKKYPSFFRTIPSDAFQILKHFDWTWAGLLVSDDDYGLYAARSFQSELSQSGEGCLAFIEILSLHKETDELRRIVNVMKKSTAQVVIVFAHESHMIHLMEEVVRQNVTDLQWLASEAWTAAVVLQTPQLMPYLGGTLGIAIRRGEIPGLREFLLQIRPDLHHNNSYGNSMVHQFWEFTFQCRFEPAPAGWVEGGGTLCTGQEDLENVNTEFLDISDLRPEYNVYKAVYALAYSLDDVLRCKPGRGPFRGNSCATLQTLEPWQPPRSVCSENCPPGTHMVRRKGEPKCCFDCIPCSEGKINNKSNSLECTSCPDDFWSNQQRDHCVPKKTEFLSYHEPLGFCLTTTSLLGTIICAVVIGIFFYHRRTPIVLANNSELSFQLLLSLKLCFLCSLLFIGRPRMWTCQLRHAAFGISFVLCVSCILVKTMVVLAVFKASKPGGGASLKWFGAMQQRGTILFLTCIQAVICTTWLVSASPTPHKNTQYHNDKIIYECSIGSSVGFGVLLGYIGILAFLSFLIAFLARNLPDSFNEAKLITFSMLIFCAVWVAFVPAYISSPGNHADAVEVFAILASSFGLLVALFGPKCYIILLRPEMNTKKVIMGRGTKS